tcttgaattttcttttgtGAACGTATACGCCTCTCATCAATCTAACAAAAAAGCCTTAAAACTATAAAACCTGACTCAATATCGTTCCCATTATTATAATCATGATACAACAAATGCAACATATGAATATAACTTTTCTGATGTATCACCTGAATCACCTCAACCACTAGTTAGCCTTTCATGATCATGCTGTTGCCTCCCTAATTTATCCTCTCAAGGTCGTTCATAGGGCATCCATGCATAGACAAGAGCCAGCTCTGCGAAGTTGGTTCCATATTCTGCActatatggaaaaaaaaaaaaaaaaaacaaaaaacaaaaaaaaaagggcaaACACACTGAATGGAAGCATTGACCTGCTAAAGCAGAATCTCTTATGAAATTTACAAGGTGAAAATAGAGAACCCATGAGCTCATTAAGCTATGACACGCCTTAAATAACTTTCTCCCATGCACTCTACAGAACAACCCTCCCAAAATTCTCTTGATCAAGTTGATATCTTAACTCCCCAAGTTGACTCTGCATAGAAAGTGGAAGATTAGAGCATAAAAATGcataattaaagaaaatttctAAAACTAAAATTACTTAACCCCAAATTTTAAAAAACCGGGGGGTAATTACATCTCATTAGTAAAATTCAACCATGAAAATGCCCAAGTTCATCCTATAGACTGACACGGGCACAAGTGCAGTGCTTTCTCAataataattttctatttatagTTCAACTTAGTTCAACTTTATCCGAAGCCTCTCTCTATCAAGATCAGAAATAAGGCCCGATACCCATCAAAATGTGGAACCAAAATTTTCCATCGACGGACCATCGCTCAATTGTTCAACTAATCCAAGCAAaacagaaataaatattaaagaaaagAAGCCAAACCTTGGACACAGCCTCAGCAATAAGCCTTCCAGACTCAATCGCCTCCGCTTGCCCATCTCGAACCGCCAGACAATCTCTCGGCGTCTCGAACAAAGAAAGCGAGAACTGCTTAGAAACAACACCAACATCGAAATAAATAACACCAGAACTGGGTACATCGACCCGAATACCCTTGACCGGAAACCACAAAAACAACTCCTGAGCAGAAATTCCAGACAAGGCCCCGATCTGGCCGTAGCTCAAAGTCCCTGAAACATTCCTATCGTAATGCAATTCGCTCTCGAACTTAGCGTTGCAAGCCTGATCCAAGTGGACCAAGAAATGGCCCGTACCATTGATTGTGAAATCTTTAACGCCCTTAGGGAATAGGCCCATGGGCAGCCCATGGTCCTTAAGAACATCGTAGACTGATGAATCCTCCTCCCATGGATTGACACCTGGGATTGAGATTGCGAGATAGAGAATAATAAGTGAAAGCAAAGGCAAGAAACGAACCATGTTTTTGCCCTTTTCTTCTGTTTTGGTGTACCTGTGCGCGCGTTAGAGCATGAATTTAATGGTGCAAGATCAGGAAACTCTGTTTGTTTCTGGCGGTGGTGGTGTGATGAGCTGACGCCTGACGCCCTTTTTATGTTACAGTGAGGTGAGATTAGGGATGGGGTTTAGGGATTGTTCATCACAGAAATGGAGAAAATCAGAAACAAAGAAGGTTTTAACTAGGAGACAGTGCACAGTAGTGCCAGCTTCAATACAGAGAGGATTATTAAGAAACTGATCAATCATTGGTGGTGATTGTGCGGTCCTCTGTTTTATAATCTTCTGCGATCAATTCTATTTTGGGGTACCTGCCTGCTTCCCAATAGTGTTATAACACGTAAGAAAATTTGCGGTATTTTTGTAATTTAGAAGGGGCAATTTTGTAAGATGAGTTGGCGACCAGCTGAAATATCAATCAACATGTGTAGCGGTAGTTAGCACGAAAGGTGGGTATTTTTAGCACGAAAGGTGGGGACACGCGGCGCGTGGGAAAAGCGTAGTGGCAGTCGAGGGTGTGGAAGGTGGTGCAAAGTTGGCTTCGGGAATTTTATAGAAAGAGCTAAGTACATGAGG
This sequence is a window from Hevea brasiliensis isolate MT/VB/25A 57/8 chromosome 10, ASM3005281v1, whole genome shotgun sequence. Protein-coding genes within it:
- the LOC110652330 gene encoding uncharacterized protein LOC110652330, whose amino-acid sequence is MVRFLPLLSLIILYLAISIPGVNPWEEDSSVYDVLKDHGLPMGLFPKGVKDFTINGTGHFLVHLDQACNAKFESELHYDRNVSGTLSYGQIGALSGISAQELFLWFPVKGIRVDVPSSGVIYFDVGVVSKQFSLSLFETPRDCLAVRDGQAEAIESGRLIAEAVSKSQLGELRYQLDQENFGRVVL